The following is a genomic window from Liolophura sinensis isolate JHLJ2023 chromosome 10, CUHK_Ljap_v2, whole genome shotgun sequence.
ACCGAAACACCCACAGAAATTATTTGGCAATAGAAGAGATGGTTCCCTAGTAATAGTCCGCCACAAATGCATGCACTCTCGGTTAAAAAGGCCAATTTTTAGCTGAAGTGAGGCATCATGTTTTTCGTCTACTGTACGAAGATcgacgttaaccagaaaaatacttttactgaaactttcacgAGTGTATTTCTCTGtgttgtcaaagtttcgttAAATGCTTGTCTTCATATGCAAGACATAAACTTTACAATGTATTcagtttttgtcatattttggcacgcttaaaatcattatttccGCCATTGTTTATTAGAAAGCCTTCATAGTACAGCGAATTAACGAAGTCGCTTTGGGGAACAGGTAGCACTTTGATAAAAAGTTCATTTCCTAGtctttctgatttatttttgcGTGAGTGAATTGGAAAActtaatgaaaattaaaaataattatgatatGGTAAGCTGTAACATGTGGTAAACTACTCGTCCATATGAGAATCCTGCTTGATACTCGTCTATCATTGATTTGTCATGCaatgtgtaataaatgaatgaatattacgGCTTATCGCCTCATCGCTGTGTGTAAATCGGTGAATATTATAGCTTAAAGCCTAATTGCTatgtgtaaatgaatgaatactatGGCTTAACAACTCATCGctgtgtaaatgaatgaatgttgtGGCTTAACACCTCATCGCTATGTGTAAATCGGTGAATATTATAGCTTAAGCCTAATTGCTatgtgtaaatgaatgaatactatGGCTTAACACCTCATCGctgtgtaaatgaatgaatgttgtGGCTTAACACCTCATCGCTatgtgtaaatgaatgaatattataGCTTAAAGCCTCATTGCTatctgtaaatgaatgaatgttgtGGCTTAACACCTCATCGctgtgtaaatgaatgaatgttgtAGCTTAACGCCTTATCGCTatgtgtaaatgaatgaatattatgGCTTCACGCCTCATCGCTATATCTAATATGTagcgtaattatttatttgaaagctacatttgttacatatgtATTATATGGTTGGTGGTTAATGCCGAACATGAGAACTTTAAGAAAGTTCTCATTTTTGGTAACAATAATTTTCCCCACCCAACAGAGTCTACCACAGACAGATATATGTTGGTGTAACAAACAGGTCAACCTTTTCCGTTTATACATCGTTAACACGGACATCGACTGGTTTCATTGTATGTTTGGAACTACAAGTCGCACGCTTGCCTGATAACAGGAAAAGAGGAGGAAAAGTGAACTGACAAAAGAAGTGGTTTTACGAAGGCCTCAGCAGACGTCAATCACAGCTATATATAGCCAGTTTAGCGTCCTGAGGTGCAAAATTTCTTGCAATGGGGCCGATTCCCCCCTTACCATACATGGTCCGTTTTATGTCTTCTTCAGGTTCTATGTAACGAGTACACCATGTAAAATTTTAGAGGGGATCCGTCCATTGGTTCTTGACAAGAAGCTGCTTAAAGATTTTCCTTGAAATCAAATATGGCCGCCACCCTAAGTAAAGAACCTAGAAGATCAAACTTCAAAACCGTAGAAGATAACATTCGCCACAATTCTGCTGCCAAATTTCAGATAGTTGCGATTTGCAGTTTTATGGGAAAAGGGCAAAAAGCACTGTCCGAGAGGAATTTTTTAATCGTCCTAGCGAAAACAGCAGGCTCCAGGATTTTAGTCTGGAAGCCTAACAAATATATACTAACGTACAACTAGCCCCTAAGTCCCGTTTTTAAACCTACGGCTGTCTAACGTATATAGATTGTGATGGCGATGCCTattagtatatgtacatttctgtgTGAAGATTTAACGATGTCACATCTGCCTATCTCCGAATGGCCTATGGCATGCAGCCTTTCAACCTCTTTCCAAATATATGTTATCAGTTTATGTAGTCCTTGAACAAGGTCGTTAGCAATTTTTGCTGAGGTGATACCTGTGATTCTTTGgctcaaaaataaaatagagaATCCTTCGAAGAGACAGGTAAGAAAGACTGGGGAGGAATAGCTTTGACATTTGTCCATGTCGCCAACTGCCAATCAAACAGCAGCAGGCGCCAAACATGGACGCGACTGTCTGCACGTGTATCAGAATGATAAGGCTAAAGGAAAACTATTCGGCGCTTTACATAGCTAAAGTGTTACGGATAATTTTGTCCTCAGTGCACATTGTAGGAATGTTGGTTGtagaaatgatatttttgtaGTTTTCATCCTACAAACACACGCTACAAATCGAATGATTCCTGTTTTAGCATATTTCTACTATCTTAGTCATTCCTAGGCCATCTTAGTCAGGGAAGAACGTTTCTAACAACTCCAGCAGCTCAAGGCCGGCGTCTAGGCCATTTGACAAAATCGTCTCTAATTTCCACCAACTCCAGTAGCTCAAGGCCGGCGTCTAGGCCATTTGACAAAATCCTCTGTAATTTCCATAAAACTTGCCCATTAACTTTGTAGTAATGATATAATCGACCAGCACGTATTGTTCACATTAATGTATATTAACAAATGTAGCGAAGATGGTGCAAATTAGATTATCAGATATATATCTAAAGGGAACAGAATTTCTGTAAATATCTGGTTTGGTGTGTCGACAGAAAATATCATcctgtttacattttttaaaatttaattaatttggaAGTTTTAGAAATTTTTTAATAGTGGTTTTTAAATTTCCCTAGTTATTATCTTCTGGAATATTCTCTTTATCGACTGAtcatttcataatgtttaaacatttctctAATGGTATGCAAAAGCTAGAGCATTACGCGACGTCAAACATGTTGCGTGTAGgggtttcatctgtgacgtatttggtctaccCATTGTGACATCGCGCTGTTGaagctgcagtggaatgtccagcgtcattgaaatgacgtaatacgtcCCACTTCAGACCTCTGCTGGTATCCCATTGACatcaaatgtctgttttaatcTCTGTCCACACAGTTTTATAACACTTTTCTTTCAGTATTCCCTACCGCTAATTGCCCAGTCAGTATTCCCTACCGCTAACTGCCCAGTCAGTATTTACCACCCCAATTGCCCAGTCAGCATTTACCACTCCAATTGCCCGGTCAGTATTTACCACCCCAATTGCCCAGTCAATATTCCCTACCCCCAATTGCCCAGTCAGTATTCCCTACCCCCAACTGCCTAGTCAGTATTCCCTACCCCCAATTGCCCGGTCTGTATTTCCTACCCCCAATTGCCCAGTCTGTATTCCTCACCCCAATTGCCCAGTCAGTATTCCTCACCCCCAATTGCCCAGTCTGTATTCCTCACCCCCAAATGCCCAGTCTGTATTCCTCACCCCCAATTGCCAAGTCAGTATTCCCTACCCCCAATTGCCCGGTCTGTATTCCCTACCCCCAACTGCCCAGTCAGTATTCCTCACCCCCAATTGCCCGGTCAGTATTCCCTACCCCCAATTGCCCAGTCTGTATTCCCCACCCCTAATAGCCCAGTCAGTATTCCCCACGTGCTAAGCGCATCCAATTTTATCTTCTATTATCTACAAATCTAAGACTATAATTCACATGTCAGATTTTGACTAAGACCAAAAAAACTGCttgtgtaaaatcagtcattgaTACACGTTGATGCCGTTCGTGGTTTGGTCATCCGAGTTAGAAATGGAATGAGCCAATTCAAAACTTCTTCAGAGAACAATTTATTGCGTTTGTGATGATGAGTGAAAAAATCCCGGTGAGACTGCACTCTTAGATTTTAATTTCAGACATGTACCTTGCGTGGGCGGTCTTTGTTGGTATTACATTGTTTGGGGTCGCCCACTCGGGGCCCGTGGATCACCGTGTCACGTCGTTGACGAACCATTTGTTCAGCAAACTAGAACAGGTTGGCAAAGACCCGAATAAGATCTTATTTGGTCAACAAGATGCCACTTCCCTGGGAGCTGGGGAGGACACCCCCCATACATCGTTAAACCTAACAATGGTCCAGGAAACACCACAGGCTGGATTTATTCGGTAAGATAACCACAGAAACATCAGGCATAAAGGAAATGTCATGCTTCTGAAAACAATAACAGAAACAGTTGAGTATGTCACTATACCGAGTTTAATTTACAACAACACGTATACCACAAACACCCACcctacacacacctacacacacctacacaacaAACCCCATATaacacacacctacacaacacacacccatacaacacacacctacacaacaaacacccatACAACACACAACCATGCAAGAAACACCCATAAAACACACACCTGCACAACAAACACCATGCAACACACAGTCATACAAGAAACACCCATAAAACACACACCTGCACAACAAACACCTAcacaacacacacccacacaacacacacaacaaacacccgTACAACACACACCCATACAACAATACCTACACAACAAACGCCCACACAACACACACCTGCACAACAAACACCCATAcaacacacacctacacaacaaacacccatACAACACAGACCAACACAACACTTACACAACAAACCCCATAcaacacacacctacacaacaaacacccatacaacacacacctacacaacaaacacccatACAACACACAACCATACAACACACGcacaacacacacccacacaacacacaactACACacctacacaacaaacaccatgCAACACACAGTCATACAAGAAACACCCATAAAACACACACCTGCACAACAAACACCTAcacaacacacacccacacaacacacacaacaaacacccgTACAACACACACCCATACAACAATACCTACACAACAAACGCCCACGCAACACACACCTGCACAACAAACACCCATAcaacacacacctacacaacaaacacccatACAACACAGACCAACACAACACTTACACAGCAAACACCCATACAACACACACCCATACAACGATacctacacaacaaacacccatataacacacacctacacaacaAACAATCATACAACAAACACCCACACAACAACACCCAATGTGACATAATAGGCATACCtgatttaattgttttcttatttgggGAAGAGCAGCAGAGTCCGCAAATAGCAACGGAGTCATGTGATTCGAAAGTGACGGTTGGCGAAGTTTTGATGCTACCTGAGTGGAAGCGTCGCCCATATATGTGTTATTGACGTTGGATGATAGGTTTTCCTGAACATTTCCATCTCGTTTTCCAGAAACAACAAGCCACTAGCGGTTATGAAGACGAATTGGGTGACGTCAAGCAGATGTGCGGGGCGATACCCGGCCGTCCTGGGTCTGGACTGGGCACATTCCACTGCTGATCGCAACACGGTGCTGAGGACACTATCTAGGCACGCCTATGACCGAGGAATGGTGATCACCACCACGAACCATTGGGATAACCCCCTGACCGGCGCCAACGCCTGGATCGAAAACTCTCACGGGGACTCTTGCCGGGGGGAGACCACGCCGCCAAGTTCTAGGGAATGCTGGACAAAGTCGCAGAAATCGCCAAGACTCTGAAAGGATCCGATGGAAATCTTATTCCCATCATCTACCGACCATTCCATGAGAACAATCGCGCTTGTTTCTGGTGGGGGCAAACCAATGCCGCCAAAAACACCGCGGATGACTTCAAGAAGATCTGGCAACACACTGTCCACTACCTCCGCGACATCAAAGGCGTCCACAACTTTCTCTACGCCTACTCTCCCAACGCGGGCTACGCCAACCTGAACACTAAAGGCAGTTTCGTTACGTCCTACATGGACACTTACCCGGGTGACGACTACGTCGATGTCTGGGGTGTGGATGATTACTACAACATCGACGATCCGAGTCGTCTGCAGAACTTCGCAGACAGGTTGTCCGAATTAGTCCTGGAGGCAGAGAAACGCGGTAAAATCCCCGCCATTACGGAATTCGGATTGCAAAACAACGGTCTCGACAAGGATAACAACTTCCTCATGGATCGCCTCTTGAATCCAATCAAAGGTGTCTGTGTGACCAGTCGTCCGGCCTCCCGCAGACTAGCCTACATGTTAGCCTGGGCCAATCACTGAAACGATAAAGGCGACACTGAATTTTTCCTTCCTTACGATAAGCATCCGGCCGAGTCCAGCTTCATGACTTTTTACCACGACCCTGTCACTGTCTTCTCTAAAACTATGCCCAATATGTACTCCTGAGATAttcataatataaaatatttgctCTGACTGTTGagaccgtttttttttttaaattaacgtTGTAACTTTTTCTGGAGGTTCTTTTTGCGTTTAGCTCGCAAGGGTTTTGGCAAAATCTagaatactgtgcgtagagctgAGACAACTTCAATGGCCTCCATTCGCACATCCTTCCTAAAATTCGAAATAAACTGCAAGAACTTTCTGTTACACTCAGTCGTGACACTACCTATCATCGTCTCCAAGCGTATGTCGTTTCTTACAGAGCCCTTTTGCTTCACGGCGTGTTGTATTGTCAAACTCATggcaagaccatctgcaggttgctgggagaccttcccacatacggcaggagaggaagccaacatgagctgaacttgaactcacagcgaccgtattggtgagaggttcctgggtcggTTTATTCCACTTATGCCTGCGATTTGAAAATTAGAGTAGAAAAGTCGAAACAGAATGAAGGCATAAGTGGAATGGAGGGACAAGGGATTAGGATTAATCGCTCAGGTGGCAAGTCAAGTGGGATCAGTCAAGCAGGACAAAACTCAGATATTgataaaaattgtatatttatttttctcagacATGGGCATTATAATATAGTCCTGACAGAATTTTGAACAGATCAGGCTTTAATACAATTATGTTATTACAAATCATAAGTACATCATCCTGGATACCGAGGCGGCCTACAGCATCAGGGAACGTGTACCACTTAGAAATTCTTCCTTCATTCGTCTGTATTTCTTTCTCTTAAGTGGATGAGCAGCACCGCCTTCTAACTGTAAAACTTGTCGCTGTCCATCCTTGACAGAATCAAACGTCGACGTCTTCTTTGCTACTTTATCACAGCGATGAAGGCCGTGTCCGGTACGCAAGCTTCCAAGCTCTTCGGTATACAGGGATGGCATTGGCGTGATTTCTTCTCTCGCTCGTTTCTTCAAGGTTGCAAGAAACTTGCTTGCATTTGGATCATATATATCAGTGCAAAGCGCAGCTCGACACCCGATAAAATCACATCTCCACCAGCATTTTGTGTCAAGTTTTCTATTACTTCTATACATAAAACCGTTAAGAAGTAGACTGCGTCCTATGCGCTTGCCGGTAACAAATTCTACTTGGGTCTTAGGAGCGGCCATCGTAAATGTTAACTAAGTTATGGTGGAATcaattttggtttaaatactggtttcGGGatcactttcctggcggatatcgtggtccatgaaatcagttttttttatttttttaactcatgaatatttctgaTAGATAATGACAGTGTGTAggtatattatttacatatgtacatgagtcaattactGGAATTAATCCTTATGTAGTAATATATctatagcttattgtataggttcaatctttacattagaaatacatagatccctacattacagaattacattcagttgcctatacagaaatttacatagagagaaaacaacagtagtgcttttatttattggttagcagttttgttctcttgctttcTCCTCTGTGACGT
Proteins encoded in this region:
- the LOC135477017 gene encoding mannan endo-1,4-beta-mannosidase-like, coding for MLDKVAEIAKTLKGSDGNLIPIIYRPFHENNRACFWWGQTNAAKNTADDFKKIWQHTVHYLRDIKGVHNFLYAYSPNAGYANLNTKGSFVTSYMDTYPGDDYVDVWGVDDYYNIDDPSRLQNFADRLSELVLEAEKRGKIPAITEFGLQNNGLDKDNNFLMDRLLNPIKGVCVTSRPASRRLAYMLAWANH